CTATATGTATATATGTTTCTGTTTTGTATGTAATGGAAAAAAAACATTAGAAAGAAAACCTTTCTAATGTTTTTTTATATGTTTGATTCTTTTCATCAGGCAAGTGGATCTTCTATAGTGAAAGATTATGCAAAGCACTGACCCCTTATGTAAAACCTTTTTCTTAATCTTTTATAAACTTAGCATTTCTTTAATTAGCTTATGTTGTTATAGTATTGAGTAGAAtgtgatgaattttgattgcaggtATGCGCTAGATGTGAATGTTGAGAGAGCAAAAGATGTTATTTTCCGCAAGAAGTATTGAATGTGGCGCATGACCCTGCTACTAGAATTGATAGTTCAAgattatttatttttgtaaattcaGCTTATATTATATTGTTTAGAATTTATGAGATGAACATGTAATGAGGGATGGTAGTATGGTGATGGTGAAGGTAGTTATGTTTATTTGTGATAACTGATGTTATGGTTGGTGGATTGGTTGATTATGTTGGTTTTAAGACTATGGTCTTATTTATGGGCATGCCAATTTATAAACAGTTCCTTgcattttttttttttaaaaacgttgcaataggtctttatagtgttgctaataatcagtgtaaaatgttgcaaaaaacactaaaaaCGTTGTAAAAAACATTAAAAAATGTTGTAAAAGGGTTGCATCAATACCCCACATGTGGGGCTCACATGTAGGGCCCACACATATTGTACTGATAGCCCAAAACCTGTTGTAAGATTTTTCAAGTCCTATTGCAACCCCATTGGTGTTACAATAGCATGTTTCTGTAACGGATAACCAAGGGTTGTAATAAGGTGTCTCCGGGATTGCAAAAAACTCTATTGACCCCGAAAAAGAGGCACAATAGCCTTTTTTTGGCCTTCAGCAAcgcttttttggcctttagtaaTGATTTCTTGGGGTTGCATaatccaatctatggcgtagtgtttTCAAAGTATAGCAACACATACATGATGTTGCAATAGGCATACGAGCTAACAAAATATGGGCCCCACATGTTGGCCCTGCATGGGCATGAGACGTGGCAGGACACATGGCATGACACATGATAGGACACGTTGCAAAAAAGAAATTTATGTGCATAATTTAACACTCTATTGCAACATACTAATAGGCTATTGCAACaactgaactgtaaaaaattgaaatatactTTTCAAATACTTGATTTCCCTTAAATTCAACCACATTCACAACCAATTCAATTCATCCAACTAGTCTTAACTACACATCCAACCATTACATTCTGTCCAACCAACAATTACAATCCATCACACCAAAACATAACTTATGAAATACAAGTACTCTTGCTAAGAACTAAACGTGCAAGATAACGCAAAAGCATACAAGGCTTTGAAAATAATGTAGAAGAGAGATAACAAATGGTCTAAGTGCTACAACCTCCGGTAAGAGGAGTACCATCAGATCCTGTGTCACCTAAAATTTAATACTTGGCTCTGACTTGACTAAGACTGGCTTCACATTGGTATCCCAGTTCTTTTGAACAAATTCAATCAAATCTTCTTTTGTTCTGTCTCCTTGATACTGCACCACTCTTCCGGTTGCTAATCTCAAGTACAAAGTGGGGAAGCCCTGAACTTCAAAAGTGTCACCTGGAACATCATTTGTTGTAGCATCCTACGCAGGCAAGCAAGAATGACATATTAAGAAGGCATGGTCAGTTGAACACTGATTTAGGAAACCAGCTGTTAAGAAACCCGATAAACTGGGCATACAAGATATGCTAAATTTTTTTTACAATATCACATCAGGATCATTCTCAAATGAGACAGCAACTTCGTCCAAAATTGGAGCCAGTTTCTTACAGTGTCCACACCTAAGTGCATAAAACTCGAGCAGAACTGCAAGATTTTGTGAAATGTAGTTactgattttatttttatttgtatatTTAAACACAGTGAAGGAGAAAAGTCAGTTTTAAGGCAAGCTCTTAACAAACCACAAACCATGTCTATCAAAATAAGCTAGTTATAGAGAGAAAATGGATCAGACAATAACAAAATTTACAAACATACCATTCTTTCCAGTGTTGAAAACCAAGTCTTGAATGCTGTCACAAACAACCACCTTCACAGGTTCATTGTTAACTTCAGGGATAGGCTCTGACTTCACATATGGCTTCAAATTTCTGTCCTAGAAAGTTGATGCAGAAGTTAAATGAGCAAGAATAGAAAAGAGAGTGATTGGTTGGGAAACAAAAACATAGTTGACCGACAACAGACCAATCGGAAAGCAGTTATCAGAGGACTATAAAGATAATAGGATACAATAGTAACACCATAAAGATGACAAAATTAGAGAACCAAAATACCGTGTCTTCCTTCAACCAAGGTGCAATTTGATCAGCTTCAACATTTTCCCAAAATATTGTTCATTCAAGACAGTAAGGAAAAGCCACATATCACATTAGATATCAAGTCAATAACACAAACCCAATACAAGCTTGATGATATTGCAAATGAGCTGATAACCTGAAAAGCGCCTTGACTGGCCTCAAGATCACCCAAGAGAAAGCTTACTCCCTTTCCTTTGTGTTCAGCAGCAACTTCattgaactttttcttgaaattgattaGCAAGCTCCTTGTTTGCTTCTTCATTTGCATCATATTTCACCAAAACAATAGGAGGGTCACGACTGCTCAGTACTGAAGCACCTTTCTCATACTACACGTCAAACAAATGCATCAGTCAGTCTATCATAAACACAATACATAGATAAAAACTTATAACACAACATAGACAACTAGTAATACCTCTGGTGCAAGGTTTTTACAATGTCCACACCTGCCACAAGAacgaaaaataaaaaattcagaACATAAAACATGTAGCTAAACACATAAATATTCAATCCATCTCAATCATCAATGAGTCTGATTAAAGGTCAAAAACATTGTAAAATATAAAGaaacaattttattaaaaaaaatcaaatggGGCCCACCAAATAGACTCATAAAACTTGTCGGACCTGTCATGTTTGACATCAGTAGACTACTTGATAGCTTCTATCGACTTGTCGGACTCTGCTGCTACGTTTGTCGAATTATCGGACTCGTCGAGGTTGATCTTCCAAGAGCAGTAGGGGAAAAAATATCTAACAATGCATCAAACGTAAAATGCTACGTCATTCGGATAAAACTTATAGACCCTGATGATGTGAAAGATCCTATTTAATTGTATTAAAAGGGTATTTCACATCACAGGGAGTTGGGAGTTTTATTCGAATGATGTAGCATCTTACGTCTAATACAATGTGAGTTTTTTTCTCGTCTTTTCACTCTCCATGCTGGCCTAAGTCAAAATCAATTAAATCAAAGACCACTAGAGCTCTGAACCTCATAAAAAGACAACAATGTACAAGCGGAATTGATGGAGATATTCGTTATAAAACTTATAATGATAACCAGAATAACCTACCAAAAAAGACATGGCCCTAGTTAAAAATCATCACTCAACTGGTTCTTTTGCACTCTTGTTTTGGACTCGCAAAAACCATAACGCTCCTGCAATATCTTGTGTTAGCTAATGTAAGGCTTATAAACTAAATGTAACTGTGAAAGATTCAATTTGTTAATTAGTACCTCAAGTTGATTTTAAGAGTGACCCTACAGTGACAAGTCCAGCATATTATCACTAAAAGCGACGGCAGGGTCTTCCACAAGGTTGCGCAATCGATTGAAATGGTGCTTGTTGACTATTTTACTGAGGTTCTTCAAACTCTTCACATTTCACCATAACACCTTCAGACGTTCCTTTTCAATAATTCTACCTGAATAGCATAAATTTTTACCTGATAATTCTATCTGATAGATTTCAAAATGAAGATAACATGTTAGCCtgataagaaaaaaaaaattcaggaATAACAGGGGATTTAAAATCACATCTTCGATTTAAGCAGGAGACTATAGAAGCTGTAGACGACGATGTTGGATCAAACATCTCAAGTATAATctgttaaaaaaattaaaaaccaaAAAAATGTTGGAAGGGACAATACTTGCAGCATATTATCT
This genomic interval from Apium graveolens cultivar Ventura chromosome 8, ASM990537v1, whole genome shotgun sequence contains the following:
- the LOC141677676 gene encoding protein disulfide-isomerase-like isoform X1 — protein: MMQMKKQTRSLLINFKKKFNEVAAEHKGKGVSFLLGDLEASQGAFQDRNLKPYVKSEPIPEVNNEPVKVVVCDSIQDLVFNTGKNVLLEFYALRCGHCKKLAPILDEVAVSFENDPDVILMLQQMMFQVTLLKFRASPLCT
- the LOC141677676 gene encoding protein disulfide-isomerase-like isoform X2 → MMQMKKQTRSLLINFKKKFNEVAAEHKGKGVSFLLGDLEASQGAFQDRNLKPYVKSEPIPEVNNEPVKVVVCDSIQDLVFNTGKNVLLEFYALRCGHCKKLAPILDEVAVSFENDPDVIL